In the genome of Achromobacter sp. MFA1 R4, the window ATCAGGGGAAAGCGGCGTCCGGCGGCGATGAGTTCCGCCTGGAGCTGATCGCCCGTCATGGGCGCCATCTGGACGTCCGTGATCATGCAGTCGGGGTCGCCCGCGCCCCGGTCGTTCAGGAAGTCGGGCCCCGACCCGTAGGCCCGCACCTCGTAGCCGAGCGAGCGCAACAGGCTGGACAGCGAGATTCTGACCCCATCGTCGTCGTCGACAACCGCGATAGTGGGAGTGTGATTCATGTAGGAAGATCCTTCGGCCCGGACGGATCACATTGCGCATCCGATGCCCGGCAAGTCTCCTTATGAACCTTTGCAACCGCCAGGAAAATCATACAGAGGTTTGTCCCCGGCACAGTCAAGGCGCGGAAATGCCCAGCGCCTCGGCATGGCGGACCAGGTCGGCGAGCGACCGCACCCCCATTTTGCGCATCACGTGGCCGCGGTGGATCTTGACCGTGATCTCGCTCAGGCCGATCAGCCCGGCCACCTGCTTGTTCATCAGCCCCGACACCACGTGCGCCATGACCTCGCGTTCGCGCGGGGTCAGGGTGTCGTAGCGGGCGCGCAGGCCGTCCATCGCCGCGTCGCGGGAACGGCGCTGGGTGTCGCGTTCGATCGCGGCGGCGACGGCGTCCAGCATGTCCTGTTCGCGAAATGGCTTGGAAAGGAAGTCGACCGCCCCGGCCTTCATGGCGCGCACCGTCATGGGAATATCTCCGTGGCCGGTGAGGAACACGATGGGCAGGTCGATGCCGTGCCGCGCCAGCTGGTCCTGGAAGTCCAGGCCGCTGATGCCGGGCAGCCGCACGTCCAGCACGATGCAGCCCGGCGCGTCCGGGATCGGCGCCTGCAGCAGTTCGGCGGGGGACGCGCACAGCGTGGTGCGCAGGCCGACCGACCGGAACAGGCTGTCGAGCGAGGCGCGGACGCTGGCCTCGTCATCGACCACGATGACCTGCGAGGGCGGGGCGGCGGTGCCGGAAGTGGGTGGGGTTCGGTAGTTCATGCGGAAGGGTTCCCCTGCGTGGCCGCAAGTGTCAACGTGAAGGCCGCGCCTGCGCCCGGCGTGCTGTCGACGGCAAGGCTGCCGCCATGCGCCTGCGCCGTGGTGCGGCAGATCGGCAGGCCCATGCCCATGCCTTGCGGTTTGGTGGTGAAAAACGGATCGAACAGACGTTCCAGGTCGTCCGCGGCGATGCCGGGGCCGGTGTCGGTCACGGTTATCGCGACCATGCCGTCCTCCCGGCGCGCCGCGCGGACGGCCAACTGGCGCGGCCGCGTCTGGCCGGCCATGGCCTGGCTGGCATTGACCATCAGGTTGACCAGCACCTGCTGCAGCTGGATGCGATCGCCCGTGATGGGCGGCAGGCCGGGCGCGATCTCGACCTGCAGCGCCACGCGTTCGCGCGTGAGCTCGTGGGCCACCAGACGCGTGGCCTCGTCGATGACGGTCCCGATGTCGAGCGGCGCCTGCTGCACCGGCGCCTTGCTCAGGAACGCGCGGATGCGCTTGACGATCTCGCTGGCGCGCCGGCCTTCGGAGACGATGCGCGCCATCGCCAGCTCGACTTCGTGCAGGTCCGGCTGCGGACGGCGCAGCCAGCGCATGCCCGCGTCGCCGCTGGTCACGACCGCCATCAGCGGCTGGTTGACCTCGTGCGCGATGGAGGCGGTCAGTTCGCCCAGCGTCGCCACGCGCGCGGCGTGCGCGAGTTCGGTCTGGGCCAGCAGCAGCGCGTCCTGCGCCTGCCTGCGTTCGGTGTTGTCCACCACGAATACGAGCACGGCGCCGTCCGGGTCATCCGCCGACGGAAAGGTGATCGTGAACAGCACCGGCACGCGCGCGCCGTCCGGGCGCACGACCTCGGTCTCGCCTTCGTGGAAGGCCTCGCCCTGCGCGAACGCCAGCAGGGACTGCGCGTACATGCGGTCGTCATCGCACAGGATGTCGTCAACCGATTCCAGCCCGGGCGCCGGGCCGCAGCGGCCGACCATCGCGAGAAACGCCGGGTTCACGTCATCGACCTTCGTCAGCAGGCGCGCCCGGCCGATGAACTCGGGATGGCGGGCCAGGTGCGCGGTGAGGGCGGGGCCGTCCATGATGCCCAGCGCGGTCAGCGCGGCGCGAACGGCGCGCCAGTCCTCCTGGACGACGCCGATCCGGCTGGCGTCGAACATGCGCCGATAGCGCCTTTCGCTGCTGACCAGGGCGGCGTAGGCGGCCTTGCGGTCGGTGACGTCACGGTGTGTTTCCATGACGCCCGTCACGCGGCCATGATGGTCGCGCTGCAGCACCCAGCGGCTTTCAAGCACCAGGGTGGCGCCCGCCCGGGTCTTCTGTTCCAGCGTGCCGTCCCAGGCGCCCGTGGCCAGGAGTTCGGCCTCGATGGCCTCGCGGCGATCGGGGTAGCGGGTCTGCAGCAGCGTGTCGGCGATGCGGCCCAGGGCCAGGTTCGCGGGCCACCCGTAAACGTCCTCGGCGGTGCGGTTCCAGAAAGTGATGACGCCGTGATGGTCGCGCACGAAGATCATGTCGTGCGACAGATTGAGCAGGCGGGCCTGCGACGCCAGCCGGCGCGTCGCATGCTGGTTCTGGAGCGCGAGCAGGGCGGTGATGCCGATGGCCGCCAGGCTGACCAGCGCCCGCGCGGTGGGCGAGCCCACGTGGTTCAGCCCGTGCGAGTTCAGATAGGCGGCGATGGTGAGCACGATGCCGGCGGCGCCGGCCACGATGATGTCCAGGCGCCGCGAGGTGCGTGCCGCCAGCAGCACGACCACCACATACAGCACCGCGACCGCGCCGTCGAAGTCGGTGAAGGTGTCGACCAGCGCGATGACCAGCGCCAGGACCAGCGCGGCCGCGCGGAACAGGAACTGCATGCGGTGCGGGCCGGCAGTCTCCGGCGCGTCGGGACGCGACCGCGGCGGCTGGCCAGGCGTGCGGCCGAGTGGTGACGTGAGCAAGATCCACCTCTGGTTGGGCGCGCGCGGATCGGGCGAAAAAACCGGGGGCGCGCAATGAGACGCGCACATTATCCGCGAACTTTGCCAGGAAACACCCGTATTTTCCGGGTAAACCTTGGTATGAGCCGAGGAAACGATGAGCCGATTTTTCCGGCGCGGGGCCGTCGCTATGCTGGTTTCCATCGGAAATCGATGCCCGGTTTCCGCAGCCAACCCGGAGAATTCCATGAACGATCTTTCGCTTCAAACCCGCATGACCGCCCCCCTGCGCACGCCCTCCGATCTGGGCGCGCAGGCCAGGCTCGACATCGCCGCCGCGCTGACGGCACTGCTGGCCGATATGTTCGCGCTGTATCTGAAGACCAAGAACTTTCACTGGCACGTCTCGGGCCCGCACTTTCGCGACTACCACCTCATGCTGGATGAGCAGGGCGACGAGATCTTCGCCACCACCGACGCCATCGCCGAGCGCGCCCGCAAGATCGGCGGCACGACGCTGCGTTCGATCGGCCATATCCAGCGCCTGCAGCGCCTGCTCGACAACGACGCCGACTACGTCACGCCCGAGGACATGCTGGCCGAGCTGGCCGACGACAACCGCCGCCTGACGGGCTTTCTGCGCGCCACCCACGCCGTGTGCGAGAGCCACAATGACGTCGCCTCGACCAGCCTGATCGAGAACTGGATCGACGAAGCCGAGCGCCGCACCTGGTTCCTCTACGAGTCGACCCGGGCTGAACGTTGAACGTTGAAGGCTGAGCGCTCCACGCTGAAGGCCGAGCGAGTCTGGCGGGTTTAAGTCTGGCGGATTGCTGCCGTTACATTTCCCATGGGATCCCGGCCGGGCGCGCATGCATGCCCGCGGTTCCCAAGGAGGAAGAGACGTCATGACATCCGTTGCCCCCACCAGCGCCGTCACCACGATCGGCCTGGCGCCGCCGGCAGCCGGCGTGATCCGCGCGGTTCCCCGAGAAGACGTGGCCGTCGTGCCCGCTTCCACGACCGTCACGCTGGGCCAGGGCGGGTCCCCGGCCCTGACCTACACGCCGCAGCCCGCTGCGGCAGGCGTGACGCTGGCGCGCG includes:
- a CDS encoding response regulator transcription factor, whose amino-acid sequence is MNHTPTIAVVDDDDGVRISLSSLLRSLGYEVRAYGSGPDFLNDRGAGDPDCMITDVQMAPMTGDQLQAELIAAGRRFPLIFMTAFPTEAARLRLLALGACAYLDKPVDGEAMARCVADALRHGRDATS
- a CDS encoding Dps family protein, with the translated sequence MNDLSLQTRMTAPLRTPSDLGAQARLDIAAALTALLADMFALYLKTKNFHWHVSGPHFRDYHLMLDEQGDEIFATTDAIAERARKIGGTTLRSIGHIQRLQRLLDNDADYVTPEDMLAELADDNRRLTGFLRATHAVCESHNDVASTSLIENWIDEAERRTWFLYESTRAER
- a CDS encoding ATP-binding protein; protein product: MLTSPLGRTPGQPPRSRPDAPETAGPHRMQFLFRAAALVLALVIALVDTFTDFDGAVAVLYVVVVLLAARTSRRLDIIVAGAAGIVLTIAAYLNSHGLNHVGSPTARALVSLAAIGITALLALQNQHATRRLASQARLLNLSHDMIFVRDHHGVITFWNRTAEDVYGWPANLALGRIADTLLQTRYPDRREAIEAELLATGAWDGTLEQKTRAGATLVLESRWVLQRDHHGRVTGVMETHRDVTDRKAAYAALVSSERRYRRMFDASRIGVVQEDWRAVRAALTALGIMDGPALTAHLARHPEFIGRARLLTKVDDVNPAFLAMVGRCGPAPGLESVDDILCDDDRMYAQSLLAFAQGEAFHEGETEVVRPDGARVPVLFTITFPSADDPDGAVLVFVVDNTERRQAQDALLLAQTELAHAARVATLGELTASIAHEVNQPLMAVVTSGDAGMRWLRRPQPDLHEVELAMARIVSEGRRASEIVKRIRAFLSKAPVQQAPLDIGTVIDEATRLVAHELTRERVALQVEIAPGLPPITGDRIQLQQVLVNLMVNASQAMAGQTRPRQLAVRAARREDGMVAITVTDTGPGIAADDLERLFDPFFTTKPQGMGMGLPICRTTAQAHGGSLAVDSTPGAGAAFTLTLAATQGNPSA
- a CDS encoding response regulator transcription factor translates to MNYRTPPTSGTAAPPSQVIVVDDEASVRASLDSLFRSVGLRTTLCASPAELLQAPIPDAPGCIVLDVRLPGISGLDFQDQLARHGIDLPIVFLTGHGDIPMTVRAMKAGAVDFLSKPFREQDMLDAVAAAIERDTQRRSRDAAMDGLRARYDTLTPREREVMAHVVSGLMNKQVAGLIGLSEITVKIHRGHVMRKMGVRSLADLVRHAEALGISAP